In Kaistella faecalis, a genomic segment contains:
- a CDS encoding ABC transporter permease, translating to MSEPQQQWTETIEAKHSLFDLKLAEVWRYKDLVYMFVKRDFVSSFKQTILGPVWFFINPVLTTIVFVVVFGKIAGLSTDGLPQILFYLSGVTLWNYFSTSLTSASSVFTTNASIFGKVYFPRLVMPITIVISNLMRFGVQFILFLLVWVYYMIQGDINPNLWLLATPFLILLMASFAMGAGMLISSLTTKYRDLQMLLGFGVSLFMYATPVIYPLSSLSGIWKKIAMYNPLTGIFECFKYGWLGSGDFSPMLLLISSSIIFVLLAIGTLVFNKVEKSFMDTV from the coding sequence ATGAGCGAACCCCAACAGCAATGGACCGAAACCATTGAGGCTAAGCATTCACTTTTCGACCTGAAACTGGCGGAAGTCTGGCGGTACAAGGATTTGGTTTACATGTTTGTGAAGCGGGATTTCGTTTCTTCGTTCAAGCAGACGATTTTGGGTCCGGTCTGGTTTTTTATCAACCCTGTTTTAACAACGATTGTTTTCGTTGTTGTCTTCGGTAAAATTGCAGGGTTGTCTACAGATGGTTTGCCACAAATTCTGTTTTATCTTTCCGGAGTAACGCTGTGGAATTATTTTTCGACCTCATTAACAAGCGCTTCATCCGTTTTTACGACAAATGCTTCGATTTTCGGAAAAGTATACTTTCCGCGGCTGGTAATGCCGATCACCATCGTTATTTCTAATCTGATGCGTTTTGGCGTGCAGTTTATCCTTTTTCTTTTGGTTTGGGTTTATTATATGATTCAGGGCGATATCAATCCTAATCTATGGTTATTGGCTACTCCCTTCCTCATCCTATTAATGGCCTCTTTCGCGATGGGTGCCGGGATGCTGATATCGTCGCTTACCACAAAATACCGGGATTTACAGATGCTTTTAGGCTTCGGGGTAAGTCTTTTTATGTACGCAACACCGGTAATTTATCCCCTGTCATCACTTTCCGGAATATGGAAAAAAATCGCGATGTATAATCCGCTTACCGGAATTTTCGAATGCTTCAAATATGGCTGGTTAGGCTCGGGTGATTTCTCACCGATGCTTTTATTAATAAGCTCTTCCATCATCTTCGTTTTACTCGCAATAGGCACTTTAGTCTTTAACAAAGTGGAAAAGAGTTTTATGGACACTGTATAA
- a CDS encoding ABC transporter ATP-binding protein, whose translation MLALKAENISKQYRLGQVGTGTLSHDLNRFWAQIRGKEDPYLKIGEANDRSSRGNSEYVWSLRDINFEIEQGDAVGIIGRNGAGKSTLLKLLSKVTKPTTGKIYTNGRIASLLEVGTGFHPEMTGRENIFLNGAILGMTRKEINRKFDEIVDFSGVERYIDTPVKRYSSGMYVRLAFAVAAHLESEILIVDEVLAVGDAEFQKKCLGKMGDVSKGEGRTVLFVSHNMSSISKLCNTGILLKKGELIEQGPVSNIINLYSQDLITSEQVSPNYDKKIFLKDFLSYQISDTNSNIISGEDAVLEFVIEAESKQDNVKIGIGINDSYNNRLMTPFSQHQDRSFQLNPGENRIICTINNFPLKAGDYIVEIFLGNNQETFDYYDKGLKMRVIDSYRKESPDYSQGYFIVNQNWKKYE comes from the coding sequence ATGCTCGCACTAAAAGCAGAAAATATTTCTAAACAATACCGCCTGGGACAGGTAGGAACGGGCACGCTCTCGCATGACCTGAACCGTTTCTGGGCGCAGATCCGCGGCAAGGAAGATCCTTATCTGAAGATCGGCGAAGCGAACGACAGGAGCTCGAGAGGAAACTCCGAATATGTCTGGTCGCTCCGCGACATTAATTTTGAAATAGAACAGGGCGACGCTGTAGGAATAATCGGCAGAAATGGTGCCGGCAAATCGACCCTGCTGAAACTTTTAAGCAAAGTCACCAAACCTACCACCGGAAAAATTTATACCAACGGCCGTATCGCTTCATTACTCGAAGTTGGTACCGGTTTTCATCCGGAAATGACGGGGAGAGAAAACATCTTCTTAAATGGTGCTATTCTGGGAATGACCCGTAAAGAAATCAACCGTAAATTTGATGAAATCGTCGATTTCTCAGGCGTGGAAAGATATATTGACACGCCGGTCAAACGATATTCCTCCGGAATGTATGTTCGCCTTGCATTTGCAGTTGCCGCTCATCTTGAATCCGAAATCCTTATTGTAGACGAAGTTTTAGCAGTAGGTGATGCTGAATTCCAGAAAAAATGCCTTGGCAAAATGGGCGATGTAAGTAAAGGCGAAGGAAGAACGGTGCTGTTTGTGAGTCATAATATGAGCAGCATTAGCAAATTATGTAATACTGGTATTTTATTAAAAAAAGGCGAATTAATTGAACAGGGTCCTGTAAGTAATATTATTAATTTGTACAGCCAGGATTTAATAACATCCGAGCAGGTATCTCCTAATTATGACAAAAAAATATTCTTAAAAGATTTTCTCAGTTATCAGATATCAGATACAAATTCCAATATTATATCTGGCGAAGACGCCGTCTTAGAATTCGTTATTGAAGCAGAAAGCAAACAGGATAATGTAAAAATAGGAATCGGTATTAATGACAGTTACAACAACAGATTAATGACACCCTTTTCTCAACATCAAGACAGATCGTTTCAGTTAAACCCCGGAGAAAACAGAATTATCTGTACAATAAATAATTTTCCTTTGAAGGCAGGAGATTACATCGTAGAAATCTTTTTAGGAAACAATCAGGAAACATTTGATTACTACGATAAAGGCTTAAAAATGAGAGTTATAGATTCTTACAGAAAAGAATCGCCCGATTATTCGCAAGGGTATTTTATCGTCAACCAAAATTGGAAAAAATATGAATGA
- a CDS encoding class I SAM-dependent methyltransferase produces MNEIEEELFCTKYELKTLADLVLKGEAERWVKGFLHPKYEMEHIERYRFALQFVNNKNVLDIACGSGYGSFLIADQGKALKVTGVDLDADAVRYGNFRYAHHLVNRFVDDATKFSSATPFDVIISYETVEHLDDYILFLKNINQNLAEDGTFIISTPISKKTTIKPNHNPYHEIEWSYSDFTKLLQEHFILKDTFIQNAVIEGNYPEYTLTNRIKNRLGKRITKSDPKFFEGIKAAHDLKVEELDAGYIIAVLNKK; encoded by the coding sequence ATGAATGAAATTGAAGAAGAATTATTCTGTACAAAATATGAATTAAAGACACTTGCGGATTTAGTACTGAAAGGCGAAGCTGAAAGATGGGTTAAGGGATTCCTGCACCCTAAGTACGAAATGGAGCACATTGAACGGTACCGATTCGCATTGCAGTTCGTAAATAACAAAAATGTTTTAGACATTGCATGTGGAAGCGGATATGGCTCTTTTTTAATTGCAGATCAGGGAAAAGCTTTAAAGGTTACAGGAGTAGATTTGGATGCAGATGCTGTTCGTTATGGAAATTTTCGGTATGCCCATCACCTGGTGAACCGTTTTGTAGACGACGCTACCAAATTTTCCAGTGCAACTCCTTTCGATGTCATCATCAGTTATGAAACGGTTGAACATCTTGACGATTATATATTATTTCTGAAAAATATTAACCAAAACCTGGCGGAAGACGGGACATTTATAATTTCAACACCAATCTCAAAGAAAACTACAATAAAACCAAATCATAACCCATATCATGAAATTGAATGGAGCTACAGTGACTTTACAAAATTACTCCAGGAACATTTCATTCTGAAAGATACATTCATTCAGAATGCAGTAATTGAAGGAAACTACCCTGAATATACGCTTACAAACAGAATAAAGAACCGATTGGGAAAAAGAATCACAAAATCTGACCCCAAGTTTTTTGAAGGCATAAAAGCAGCGCATGACTTAAAAGTGGAAGAATTGGATGCCGGTTATATTATCGCCGTACTTAATAAAAAATAG
- a CDS encoding glycosyltransferase family 2 protein, giving the protein MLTIIIPYYKISFFKETLRSLERQTCKNFKLFIGNDASPENPENLIKETLKTTAFNYKEYTENLGSQNLVKQWERCIQDSEISEWFQILGDDDVISENFVAEFYTNLDEVEQNKSNVIKFSQRWIDEYGKPFKEYTAQPKLLLALDNWKEKYIKGQRSSLSEHIFRKSAYEKVKFKHLPLAWGTDDLAVFEIAGNTPVYFIADAQVEVRISSESISGSSQLFLEKQRNAIIFDTYFINKYHHLLPKEFILDKINQQISFAFHHHFSDLKLNLVKYYWHLKKFRKLFKLPFTYIRIILKLH; this is encoded by the coding sequence TTGCTCACCATAATAATTCCATATTATAAAATCTCTTTTTTTAAAGAAACTTTGCGGTCTTTAGAACGGCAAACCTGCAAAAATTTCAAACTGTTTATCGGTAATGATGCTAGTCCCGAAAATCCCGAAAATCTCATTAAGGAAACACTGAAAACTACAGCGTTTAATTATAAAGAATATACAGAAAATCTTGGCTCCCAAAACCTCGTAAAACAATGGGAAAGATGCATTCAGGATAGCGAAATTAGTGAATGGTTTCAAATTTTAGGCGATGACGATGTCATTAGCGAGAATTTTGTAGCGGAGTTTTATACAAACCTGGATGAAGTTGAACAGAACAAAAGCAACGTCATTAAATTCTCGCAACGTTGGATTGATGAGTACGGAAAACCATTTAAGGAATATACCGCTCAGCCAAAACTTCTTCTGGCGCTGGACAACTGGAAAGAAAAATACATTAAAGGACAGCGCTCCAGCCTTTCCGAACACATATTCCGAAAATCCGCTTACGAAAAGGTGAAATTTAAACATTTACCTTTGGCATGGGGAACAGATGACCTAGCGGTATTTGAGATCGCCGGCAATACGCCGGTATATTTTATTGCCGATGCCCAGGTCGAAGTACGGATAAGTTCAGAAAGCATTTCCGGTTCCAGTCAACTCTTTCTTGAAAAACAGCGGAACGCCATTATTTTTGACACCTATTTTATCAATAAATATCATCATCTTCTGCCAAAAGAATTTATATTAGATAAAATTAATCAGCAGATAAGTTTTGCCTTTCATCATCACTTTTCAGATTTAAAACTTAATTTAGTTAAATATTATTGGCATCTAAAAAAATTTCGTAAACTTTTTAAACTTCCTTTTACATACATACGAATAATATTGAAACTTCATTAA
- a CDS encoding glycosyltransferase, giving the protein MLQFIHIITTRFNVPTENWSQTRSGYAPLTDEWHEHRFDLFQKYTFPSFKNQKNKNFVWLVFFDVNTKTKYRQIINHLQNDFPNFKPVFVQDGAEINLGITTVFEKHFQKDQKFVISTDIDNDDLLHEEFVDKIQSLFKPVHNLVIDLRRGLQMSIINKNQVLVNEYYAIANPFVSLVENISSFKTIMNERHNNFRKYDNVIGYDNKPLFIQLIHTHNLMNSTLKTKGLSKINFKEFGIPAEHTPKIMKWKTLFHNLKRFPQIFKRLILRK; this is encoded by the coding sequence ATGTTACAGTTTATACACATCATCACCACCCGCTTTAACGTGCCTACCGAAAACTGGTCCCAGACCAGATCAGGGTATGCACCACTGACAGATGAGTGGCATGAACACAGGTTTGATTTATTTCAGAAATACACGTTCCCCTCATTTAAAAATCAAAAAAACAAAAATTTTGTCTGGCTGGTTTTTTTTGATGTAAATACCAAAACCAAATACCGGCAGATAATAAACCATCTTCAAAACGATTTTCCGAATTTCAAACCCGTCTTTGTACAGGATGGTGCCGAAATAAATTTGGGAATTACTACTGTTTTTGAAAAACATTTTCAGAAAGATCAAAAGTTTGTTATAAGTACAGATATCGATAATGACGATTTATTGCATGAAGAATTTGTGGATAAGATTCAGTCACTTTTTAAACCGGTTCACAATTTGGTTATTGATTTAAGGCGGGGCCTGCAGATGAGCATTATAAACAAAAACCAGGTTTTGGTAAATGAATATTACGCAATTGCAAATCCTTTTGTGAGTCTTGTTGAAAATATAAGCAGTTTCAAAACAATTATGAACGAACGGCACAACAATTTCCGCAAATACGACAATGTCATTGGCTACGACAATAAACCACTTTTTATTCAGTTGATTCATACGCATAATCTGATGAACAGCACCCTGAAAACAAAAGGACTTTCAAAGATAAATTTCAAGGAATTCGGTATTCCTGCGGAGCATACTCCGAAAATAATGAAGTGGAAAACATTATTCCACAACCTTAAACGCTTTCCTCAAATATTTAAAAGGTTAATTTTGCGGAAATGA
- a CDS encoding glycosyltransferase family 2 protein, with product MTNISVIIPVYNAEKYIEKAVASVLQFQEVQEVLLIDDGSKDRSLEICTSLAQKHPQIKVFTHPDNQNRGVSASRNLGIDNATKEFITFLDADDYWLPNRFDAEREIFKDQKIDGVFGAISTEFVSERGKAEYLSKFGNQGLTTVNYHAEGRKVYYGLVEKNKNFGTFFSMIGLTVRKTALENPKRRLSENMAIGEDKDFTIKLAYEKNLKTGIIDQPIAVRTAHENNSITKIKNHTSVFFQHNTVLYQALYHWSKTKKEMPPDIVEVFRYKYLSFKLAANSGLKKYLLFLQLLPFNPKLLKTRYRYFALKNNPKE from the coding sequence ATGACGAATATCAGTGTAATAATTCCCGTGTATAATGCCGAAAAATATATCGAAAAAGCGGTAGCATCGGTCCTTCAATTCCAGGAAGTTCAGGAAGTACTGTTGATTGATGATGGATCAAAAGACCGGTCACTGGAAATATGCACTTCTTTAGCACAAAAACATCCGCAGATAAAAGTGTTTACCCATCCTGACAACCAAAACCGCGGAGTTTCTGCCTCCCGTAATTTAGGGATCGATAACGCCACCAAAGAGTTCATCACTTTTTTGGATGCTGATGATTATTGGCTTCCCAACAGATTTGATGCTGAGCGTGAAATTTTCAAAGACCAAAAAATTGATGGAGTTTTTGGCGCGATTTCCACTGAATTTGTCAGCGAACGAGGTAAAGCGGAATACCTTAGTAAATTCGGAAATCAAGGTCTTACCACTGTCAATTATCATGCTGAAGGTAGAAAGGTTTACTATGGCTTGGTCGAAAAAAACAAGAACTTCGGAACTTTTTTTTCGATGATTGGACTAACAGTGAGAAAAACAGCACTTGAAAATCCTAAAAGACGTCTAAGCGAAAACATGGCTATCGGTGAAGACAAAGATTTTACTATTAAACTTGCTTATGAAAAAAATCTTAAAACCGGAATAATAGATCAACCTATAGCTGTACGAACTGCTCATGAAAACAATAGTATTACAAAAATAAAAAACCACACTTCAGTATTTTTTCAACATAATACGGTACTTTACCAAGCACTTTACCATTGGAGTAAAACTAAAAAGGAAATGCCTCCGGACATAGTTGAAGTATTTAGGTATAAGTATCTTTCCTTTAAATTAGCCGCAAATTCAGGATTAAAAAAATACCTTCTTTTCCTACAATTACTTCCGTTTAATCCAAAATTATTAAAAACCAGATACCGCTATTTTGCATTAAAAAACAACCCGAAAGAATGA
- a CDS encoding class I SAM-dependent methyltransferase, with amino-acid sequence MNLEHYFYNNQDRLIHKWTHYFEIYEDLFSRFKGKKINILEIGLFQGGSIQMWQNYFGNDMKYFGVDINANCRQFEDKNVTVFIGSQTDEDFLKTLVETLPEIDIIIDDGGHMMEQQILTFKHLYKKIKEDGIYLCEDVCTSYWSEYGGGYKKKSTFIEFAKHHIDKQNAFYSKTFLLKPDDFTYSNYSITFYDGIIAFHKKKRRKKPESLQIGKRYFNPEDDYKPLFLKEKVSLLDKLHKLYIKLRYFNN; translated from the coding sequence ATGAATTTAGAGCATTATTTTTACAACAATCAAGATCGGCTGATACACAAATGGACCCATTACTTTGAAATCTACGAAGATCTTTTTTCACGTTTCAAAGGAAAAAAAATTAATATTTTAGAAATTGGTTTATTTCAGGGTGGAAGCATTCAGATGTGGCAAAATTATTTTGGCAACGATATGAAATATTTCGGTGTTGACATAAACGCGAACTGCAGGCAATTTGAAGATAAAAACGTAACAGTTTTTATCGGGTCTCAAACTGATGAAGACTTTCTGAAAACTTTGGTTGAAACACTTCCAGAAATAGATATCATAATTGATGACGGCGGTCATATGATGGAGCAGCAGATTCTTACATTTAAGCACCTTTATAAGAAAATAAAAGAGGATGGAATATATTTGTGTGAGGATGTCTGTACTTCTTACTGGTCAGAATATGGCGGTGGATACAAAAAAAAGTCTACATTTATTGAATTCGCTAAGCACCATATCGATAAACAAAATGCTTTCTATTCAAAGACTTTTTTATTAAAACCAGATGATTTTACATATAGCAATTACTCTATAACATTTTACGACGGAATTATAGCCTTTCATAAGAAGAAGAGAAGAAAAAAACCTGAATCATTACAGATAGGGAAAAGATATTTTAATCCTGAAGACGATTATAAACCGTTATTTTTAAAGGAGAAAGTAAGTCTATTGGATAAACTGCATAAATTATACATTAAACTTAGATATTTTAACAATTGA
- a CDS encoding glycosyltransferase family 2 protein: MLTYNHAPFLKEAIEGVLMQKTDFDLELIICDDASTDHSEDVIRPYAERYPYQIKYYRHNLNIGFVENQRFAFQKASGKYLAYCEGDDYWTDENKLQFQVCFLENNPDFVMTTARNLLLHQDTGEITKDGKDYIFGNKDFVDYTQESFFSARPTQTFTYLIRREFLDLKWIDVYSNYRDLYYFYHLLQFGNGRAFNKVVGLYRLHEGGVYSSLEIEKKLKTSIDIFKNIKTVNNDSRANVQVSKDLDELITKYFYLKEFPNPLFNKKLYKAMLERFLINKDYYNLFLQTLKIFKYAVKR; the protein is encoded by the coding sequence ATGCTCACCTACAATCATGCTCCTTTTCTGAAAGAAGCAATTGAAGGTGTGCTGATGCAGAAAACAGATTTTGATTTAGAGCTCATTATTTGCGATGATGCTTCAACGGATCATTCTGAGGATGTTATCAGACCTTATGCTGAAAGATATCCTTACCAAATAAAGTATTACCGCCATAACCTAAATATAGGATTTGTTGAAAATCAAAGATTTGCATTTCAAAAAGCATCCGGAAAATACTTGGCCTATTGCGAAGGTGATGATTACTGGACTGATGAAAACAAACTGCAGTTTCAGGTTTGTTTTTTGGAAAATAACCCTGATTTTGTAATGACTACAGCACGTAACCTGCTCTTGCATCAAGATACTGGCGAAATTACAAAGGATGGCAAAGACTATATTTTCGGAAATAAAGATTTTGTAGATTACACACAAGAGAGTTTTTTCAGTGCAAGACCTACACAAACGTTTACCTATCTCATTCGTCGTGAGTTTCTTGACCTAAAATGGATTGATGTTTATTCCAATTATCGCGATCTTTATTACTTTTACCATTTGCTCCAATTTGGCAATGGTAGGGCATTTAATAAGGTAGTGGGATTATATCGGCTTCATGAAGGAGGGGTTTACAGTTCGCTTGAAATCGAGAAAAAACTGAAAACTTCAATAGACATTTTTAAGAACATTAAAACGGTTAACAATGACTCAAGAGCCAATGTTCAGGTTAGCAAAGATTTGGATGAACTGATTACTAAATATTTTTATCTTAAAGAATTTCCTAATCCTTTATTCAATAAAAAGCTCTATAAAGCAATGCTTGAGAGATTTTTGATTAATAAGGATTATTATAACTTATTTTTACAAACTCTAAAAATCTTTAAATACGCTGTAAAAAGATAA
- the asnB gene encoding asparagine synthase (glutamine-hydrolyzing) — translation MCGIAGIIAPNARNYTEEIQQMTDAIAHRGPDAAHHEFYGNAALGHRRLSIIDLSENGKQPMFSDSKNECIVLNGEIYGYQELKKKYIDYAYRGTSDTEVILAMYQQQGKELLAELPGMFALAIWNEEKQELFCARDRFGEKPFYYTLGKNGEFIFASEIKAILASGLVKPELSQEALYHYLQYGYVNAHQSIYRNIQTLPPAHSLLLRAGKITVERYYSIPKNDISISLSEAKEEFTLLLKNAVQKQLIADVEVGSFLSGGLDSSTIVAMVNEFKSTQTTISFGYSGESSELKFADEIAKKYRTNHIEIYENRGNIAAEITKISPFFDEPFADMSYSPQYKICEAAARHLKVVLAGDVGDELFGGYSFYGVEHQLKNHFSYNNILAKFGLKQFGRFRETSYITKENIRNKNILDFHQNKVRNFFTPKEMASLGISSNYRQQYSFKANPDSLNDIMRVDLEKYVPGNMLVKSDRMAMANSLEVRTPFLDKDFAEFCIQLPENLKLDGKNDKIILRESMQNYWTENIRNRNKQGFGSSVERWFEEQGLIELSDVLLKDNTQKIFDFIDFNAAQKFLNKDKKHWNLLQLALWADNYKTYL, via the coding sequence ATGTGCGGAATCGCTGGAATCATCGCCCCAAACGCCAGAAACTATACTGAAGAAATTCAGCAGATGACTGATGCCATAGCGCACCGCGGTCCGGATGCTGCACATCATGAATTTTACGGAAATGCCGCATTGGGACACCGTAGACTTTCAATTATCGATCTTTCTGAAAACGGAAAACAGCCCATGTTTTCTGACTCTAAGAATGAATGCATCGTTCTTAATGGTGAAATTTACGGCTATCAGGAACTGAAGAAAAAATATATAGATTATGCTTATCGCGGGACCTCCGACACCGAGGTGATTCTGGCAATGTATCAGCAACAAGGAAAAGAACTGCTTGCTGAACTTCCCGGAATGTTCGCTTTGGCAATTTGGAATGAAGAAAAACAGGAACTCTTCTGCGCACGAGACCGTTTCGGGGAAAAACCGTTTTATTACACCCTCGGAAAAAACGGCGAGTTTATATTTGCATCAGAAATTAAAGCCATTCTCGCTTCCGGATTAGTAAAACCGGAACTTAGCCAGGAGGCGCTTTATCATTATCTTCAGTACGGTTACGTTAACGCTCATCAAAGTATTTATAGAAATATTCAGACACTTCCGCCGGCACACTCTCTGCTTTTACGCGCGGGAAAAATTACCGTTGAAAGGTATTACAGTATTCCTAAGAATGACATTTCCATTTCTCTGTCGGAAGCTAAAGAAGAATTTACTTTGTTACTTAAAAATGCCGTACAAAAACAGTTGATTGCTGATGTAGAAGTCGGAAGTTTCCTGAGCGGAGGTTTGGATTCTTCTACAATTGTAGCAATGGTGAATGAATTTAAATCTACACAGACTACAATAAGTTTCGGTTACTCCGGAGAAAGCAGTGAACTGAAATTTGCAGATGAAATTGCAAAAAAATACAGGACGAATCACATCGAAATTTATGAAAACAGGGGTAATATCGCCGCAGAAATCACCAAAATTTCACCTTTTTTCGATGAACCTTTTGCCGATATGAGCTACAGTCCACAATACAAAATTTGCGAAGCGGCCGCCCGGCATTTAAAGGTAGTCTTAGCGGGCGACGTGGGCGACGAACTTTTCGGTGGTTACAGTTTTTATGGGGTGGAACACCAACTCAAAAATCATTTCAGTTACAATAACATTCTCGCGAAATTTGGCCTCAAACAGTTCGGGAGATTCCGCGAAACATCATACATTACCAAGGAAAATATCAGGAATAAAAATATTCTGGATTTCCATCAGAATAAAGTCCGAAACTTTTTTACACCGAAAGAAATGGCGTCGCTGGGAATCAGTTCAAACTACCGGCAGCAGTACAGTTTCAAAGCTAACCCTGATTCTCTCAACGATATAATGCGTGTAGATCTGGAAAAATATGTGCCCGGAAATATGCTCGTAAAATCCGACAGAATGGCGATGGCCAACTCGCTGGAAGTTCGGACGCCGTTTCTTGATAAAGATTTTGCTGAATTCTGTATTCAATTGCCTGAAAATTTAAAACTCGACGGGAAAAACGATAAAATAATCCTGCGGGAATCGATGCAGAATTACTGGACCGAAAACATCAGAAACAGAAATAAACAGGGCTTCGGATCTTCCGTTGAGCGTTGGTTTGAAGAACAGGGACTAATTGAACTGTCAGATGTATTGCTGAAAGATAACACGCAGAAAATATTTGATTTTATTGATTTTAACGCCGCTCAGAAATTCCTGAATAAAGACAAAAAACACTGGAATCTGCTTCAGCTGGCACTTTGGGCAGATAATTACAAAACATACCTCTAG
- a CDS encoding glycosyltransferase family 2 protein: MLNISVIMPVYNAASFLRKAVESAVELNGVKEIILIEDGSTDHSLEVCMELSSLFDKVKLFQHPDKGNHGAGASRNLGLQRASGDFVAFLDADDYYLPNRFDAEKKLFSTANIEGVFGAIGTAFLTEKGRTEFQEKFKNTDLTTVNYPAEGKDVFYGLLGLDKTFGSFFHLNGLTVRSESIRKNNLKFNETLRVHQDTDFIIKLAWHCYLKSGNITEAIAVRGVHDDNRITKIKRYSDKYNQRQMLLWNSVYEWAEDKNIKKEYKDHLFLTKKSFELSLNKGVTKYFNIFAATLKDPKILKTRYRFTYLNR; this comes from the coding sequence ATGCTGAATATTTCTGTCATCATGCCGGTTTACAATGCTGCATCTTTTCTAAGAAAAGCGGTGGAATCTGCAGTGGAATTGAACGGTGTAAAAGAGATCATTCTGATTGAAGACGGCTCCACAGATCATTCCTTAGAAGTTTGCATGGAACTGTCGTCGTTATTTGATAAGGTGAAACTTTTTCAGCATCCTGACAAGGGGAACCACGGTGCGGGCGCATCGCGGAATCTCGGACTGCAAAGAGCATCAGGAGACTTTGTCGCGTTTTTAGATGCAGACGATTATTATCTTCCAAACAGGTTTGATGCTGAAAAAAAACTTTTTAGCACTGCTAACATCGAAGGTGTTTTCGGTGCGATTGGAACGGCTTTTCTCACTGAAAAAGGCAGGACTGAATTTCAGGAAAAATTTAAAAATACTGACCTTACTACAGTAAATTATCCGGCGGAAGGAAAGGATGTTTTCTACGGTTTACTCGGTCTCGACAAAACTTTCGGCAGTTTTTTTCACCTCAACGGTTTGACTGTGAGAAGCGAAAGCATCAGAAAAAATAATCTCAAGTTCAATGAAACTCTCCGTGTTCATCAGGACACCGATTTCATCATTAAACTTGCCTGGCATTGTTACTTGAAATCAGGAAATATCACCGAAGCAATAGCAGTTCGGGGCGTTCATGATGACAACCGGATAACCAAAATAAAAAGATATTCAGACAAATACAATCAGAGACAGATGCTGTTGTGGAATTCTGTATACGAATGGGCTGAGGACAAAAACATTAAAAAGGAATATAAAGACCATCTCTTTTTGACAAAAAAATCATTTGAACTGTCTTTAAATAAAGGCGTGACGAAATATTTTAATATTTTCGCAGCAACACTTAAAGACCCAAAAATTCTGAAAACCAGATACCGTTTTACCTACCTGAACAGATAA